A genomic stretch from Chitinophaga agri includes:
- a CDS encoding electron transfer flavoprotein subunit alpha/FixB family protein: protein MSVLIFADQAHGKIKKVAFEAVQYGARVAQQLGVSATALVLGEADSAELEALGNYGAAKVLHVPDARLNEVEGTVFTRIIADAAAQEAAQVVIFPHNFDGKAVAPRVAARLKAGFVSGAVSLPDTSNGFVVKKSVFSGKAFANVNITSASKVIAIMPNTFALEQTDAKAAVTAFSPAINDADFKVKVTSVETVSGEIPLTEAEIVVSGGRGLKGPENWGLVEDLAKELGAATACSRPVADTGWRPHHEHVGQTGLTVRPNLYIAIGISGAIQHLAGVNGSKVIVVINKDPEAPFFKAADYGIVGDAFEVVPKLTAAIKAAK, encoded by the coding sequence ATTCGCAGATCAGGCTCACGGTAAGATAAAGAAAGTAGCATTTGAAGCAGTTCAATATGGTGCCAGGGTTGCACAACAACTGGGCGTAAGCGCTACAGCGCTGGTATTGGGCGAGGCAGACAGTGCGGAGCTGGAAGCATTGGGCAATTACGGTGCTGCCAAAGTGCTGCATGTCCCAGATGCCAGGCTGAATGAGGTGGAAGGCACCGTGTTTACCAGGATCATTGCTGACGCTGCCGCACAGGAAGCAGCGCAGGTTGTTATCTTCCCACACAATTTTGATGGCAAAGCAGTTGCTCCACGTGTTGCCGCCAGACTTAAAGCTGGTTTTGTCTCAGGAGCTGTTTCCCTACCAGATACCAGTAATGGTTTCGTAGTAAAAAAGAGCGTATTTTCCGGCAAAGCATTTGCCAATGTCAATATAACGTCAGCCAGTAAAGTGATCGCTATCATGCCAAACACTTTTGCACTGGAACAGACCGATGCGAAGGCCGCTGTTACCGCCTTCTCCCCCGCTATCAACGATGCCGATTTCAAAGTGAAGGTGACCAGTGTGGAAACCGTTAGCGGAGAGATCCCATTAACGGAAGCAGAGATCGTGGTAAGCGGAGGAAGAGGACTGAAGGGCCCCGAGAACTGGGGACTGGTAGAAGATCTGGCAAAGGAACTCGGTGCAGCTACAGCATGTTCCCGCCCGGTGGCTGATACCGGCTGGCGCCCGCATCACGAACACGTGGGCCAGACGGGCCTGACCGTACGTCCGAACCTGTATATTGCTATCGGAATTTCAGGCGCTATTCAGCACCTGGCAGGTGTGAATGGTAGTAAAGTGATCGTAGTCATTAATAAAGACCCTGAAGCACCGTTTTTTAAAGCGGCAGATTATGGCATCGTTGGGGATGCCTTCGAGGTGGTTCCTAAACTGACGGCGGCCATAAAAGCAGCGAAATAA
- a CDS encoding bifunctional nuclease family protein — MRKIELEIVALSHSITQTHSYAVVLGEVNGLRRLPIVIGGFEAQAIAVALEKMQPSRPLTHDLMKNFMNAFNIELHEVVISNLQEGIFYSKLICYSNDETIEIDSRTSDALALAVRFGCPIFTYENILNSAGILLDDPAGKKSGVKPVTPTISEHEKGAEDDLKVLNLEELTQLLQEVLEQEDYIRAIAIRDEINSRKSI; from the coding sequence ATGAGAAAAATAGAACTGGAAATAGTTGCTTTATCGCACAGTATAACGCAAACGCATTCATACGCCGTAGTTTTGGGAGAAGTGAACGGTTTGCGACGTCTGCCTATTGTAATAGGCGGGTTTGAAGCCCAGGCGATTGCTGTGGCGTTAGAAAAAATGCAACCCAGCCGCCCGTTAACACACGATCTGATGAAAAACTTTATGAATGCGTTTAATATTGAGCTTCATGAAGTAGTCATCAGCAACCTGCAGGAAGGAATTTTCTACTCTAAATTGATCTGTTACAGTAACGACGAAACGATAGAGATAGACTCCCGTACTTCTGACGCCCTGGCGCTGGCTGTACGATTTGGCTGTCCGATTTTCACTTACGAAAACATTCTCAATAGTGCAGGTATCCTGCTTGATGACCCTGCCGGCAAGAAAAGTGGTGTAAAACCGGTTACACCGACTATCTCTGAACACGAAAAAGGTGCGGAAGATGATCTGAAAGTATTGAACCTGGAAGAGCTCACCCAGCTGCTGCAGGAAGTGTTGGAACAGGAAGATTATATCCGTGCGATCGCCATTCGTGACGAGATCAATAGTCGCAAGAGCATCTGA